CATGCGGTGGGAGTTCATCATCTCCCTGGCCGCCGGCGGCCGGGCCGATGAGACCGTCATCGACGCCGCATTGGCATTGGACAACACCCAGAACGGCCAGCTCGCGGCAGCCACCGCCCACGCGGCCATCCCCACGGCCGAGGGGAAGGCTGGGACGTGGGAGTCCGTCGTCGTCCGAGGGGATGGGGCCAACGCGGTCCAGCGCGCGGCAATCGACGGCTTCACGAAGGTGTGGGACACGGCGCTGCTGCAGCCCTACGTGGCCAAGTACTTCGGCGCGATCCGGGAGGTGTGGGAGACGAAGTCGTACGAGACGGCGTCGACGATCATCACCGGCCTGTACCCGGTGCAGCTGGTTTCCCAGGCCACTCTCGATGCCACGGATGCGTTCCTGGCGGAGCTCGGCACCGAGGTTCCGGCGTTGCGCCGCCTGCTCGTGGAAAGCCGCGACACCGTGGTGCGTGCGCTGCGCGCCCAGGCCGCGGACGTGTAGCCCGTTCCACGCCGTGGCGGGGGGATGCGTCCCCCCGCCACATCAATTACGGTGGGAGCATGGCCTTGAACCAGCATCACTATGAAGTCAGCGTCCATTGGACGGGCAACCGGGGAACCGGCACGTCCGCCTACAAAGCGTACGGGCGCGACCACAGCGTGACCGCTGAGGGCCTGCCCGTATTGCTCGGCTCGGCCGACAAGACCTTTCACGGCGACAGGGACCGGTGGAACCCGGAGCAGCTGCTGCTGACGGCCCTGGCGCAGTGCCACATGTTGTCGTACCTGCACGTGGCGGTGATGCACGGGGTGGTCGTGACGAAATATGAGGATACGGCCACCGGCACGCTGGTGCTGAACGCTGACGGCAGCGGCCAGTTTGAATCCGCCACCTTGCACCCCAAGGTCTACCTGGCCGACCCCGCCATGGCGGAAGTGGCGCTCTCCCTGCATGCCGAGGCCGCGTCCAAATGCTTCATCGCCCGCAGCGTCAACTTCCCCGTGCACCATGAACCGGGACTGCTCACGGCCACCGTGGACTAAAACCGTGGACCGGGGCAGGACTGGGCCGGGACTAAATGCGGGGCGGCTCCGCGTTAGGGTTGATGGAGACTCTTCCACAACCAGAACGGACACGGGTACATTTCGCGTGCAGGCAACAAACCTCTTGGCTGAACCCAATGACAGCATCCTCGACCACCTGGCCCTGGCCGGCATCACCGTGGCGGTCGGGCTGCTGGTGTGGCTGGTGCTGCACTACCTGATCCGCATCGTGGTCAAGCGGGCCATGGCCGACCGTGCCCCGCTGGAACTCCGGACACTGCGCTGGGCGGCCCCCGTCCTGCGCACCATCGATCCTGTGGCTCGCGCCCTCGACAATGAACGCCGCGTACAGCGGGCACGCACCATCGGCTCTCTGCTGAACTCGACCGTGACAATCATGGTGGCCGTGGTGACCGGCCTCTACGTCCTGATGGCGTTCCAGATCGACATTGCCCCCTTGCTGGCCAGCGTCGGCGTGCTCGGCATCGCGATCGGCTTCGGCTGCCAGCAGCTCATCCGCGACTTCCTCGCCGGTGTCTTCATCGCCATTGAAGACCAGTACGGCATTGGCGATGTCATCCAAACCAGCGAGGTCATCGGCACCGTCGAATACGTGGGCCTGCGCATCACCCGGGTCGTCGGCGAGGACGGCACACTCTGGTACCTGCGCAACGGCGAAATCCTGCGGCTGGGCAACCGCTCCAAGGGCAACTACCAGCCCCCCGCCGACGACACGCCGGCCGTCACCACCAGCACCCCGGCGGGCGCGCCCGCCCCGGCACCCGGACCGGTTCCGGCGTCGGACGCCCCCCACGAGACCACCGAATAAGCACACCACCGAACCGGCACTGCAGAAAGCAACGATCACACCATGAGTTCCGAATACACCCCCACCTCGGCCAACGGCCCCGCCGCGAACGATGCCGCTCAAAAGGGCGCCGAGGGCACACCGATCCCCTCACGCTTTGGCGAGCCGCTGGCCACGTTGCTGCCGATCCCGACACAGCTGGGCCGGCCGCTGCCGTCCACGTCCGGCCCGGCCGCGGCGGAAGAAGTGGACTACTCGGACACGTTTTACGGTCAGGTGGGCGGGCATGAGGTCTTTAAAAAGATCATCCACGTCTTCTACCAGGGCATTGCCGCCGATCCGCTGCTGCGCGCCATGTACGCGGAAGAGGACTTGGGCCCGGCCGAGCACCGCATGTTGATGTTCACGGAGCAGTATTGGGGCGGTCCGCGCACGTATCTGGAAGAGCGCGGCCACCCGCGCCTGCGCATGCGCCACGTGCCGTTCGCCGTGACGCCGGAGGCACGCGACCGCTGGCTCGCCGCCATGCGCCAGGGCATTGACGCCGCAGAGCTCTCCCCCATGCACGACGCAACCCTGTGGGACTACATGGAGCGTGCCGCGCATTCGCTGGTCAACGCACCGTCGGACCCGTCGCAGGCGCTGTAGGGTTCGACGAATTCCCGCCCCGCAATCGAGTTCTGACGTTAAAGATCGAGTTCTGACTGTCCAATAAGGTATGCGAGATAACAGATCGACTGCCCCTGGCGTCGAGATGCGTGGATATAGCGTGTATCTCCACGTGTGCATCTCCACGTGACAGTCAGAACTCTATTTCGCAGGTCAGGACTCGAAGCAGTCCACGGCCGCAACGGCCGGTGTGGGGCTGGCATTTCAGCCCCGGCGTCGTTGTGCCGGGGGCCGCCCCGGCTCTGCGCTACAGCAGCGACGCCGGCTTGACCAGGATGTGTCCTCGGCCGGTGCTCAGGCGCAGCCATTTGTGGGAGCTGTAAATCGAGGCACTCTCACCCGGAGTGAGGAACCCCAGCGCGTAGGCGGCGAAGGCCGCACCTCCGGGGAGCGCGGCGGGTGCGCCTTCCATGGGCCGGCCCCACACCGACGCGCGGATGTTATTGACCAGCAGGGCGCCCGGGTTCACGGGGATGATCTGGCCGATCTCTTGCACACCCACCTTGGCTACATCGATCAGCGCATCAGTGGTCAGCGTGCCCATTTCCGACCAGGCACCACGCGGGGCGGCGATGCCGGCCCAAGACTCGTGCACCGTCATGGGCGGCACAGGCAGGCGGTGCTCGCCCTCGCCCATGCGGGCCAGCCGGTCGGCCACCGAGGACAGTGACACTGTCACGTCAATGGTCGACGGCGTCCCCAGGGCCATGGTGCGCAGCCCCAGAATCGTGGGGGTCCCCTCCCCCAAAAGCTTGCCGCGCATGACGCACACATACGCCGCGAGCACGTGACCGGCCCCCTGAAGGCGGATGGCGCCGTCGTCCGCGGTACGGGCACGGCTCACAAAGGTGCGCAAATCGGCAACGGTGCCAGCATCCTCGAGAACCAGTTCGTCGGTGTGGGTTGCGGTGGGCATCAGCGTGCTCCTTCGGTGGAGGTGGCACGGGAGGGCCCGCGCCTGAATGGGACGGGCTCGCCGCGCCAGGCCTCAAGTGCCTCGCGTTGGGCCGTTGTGAGGCGGACCGGGCGGCCGGTGCTGCGTGAGACGAGCACCATGGATGTGGCGGCCTGGGCGTAAACCACCGTAGTGTCGGCCTCGGTGACGGTGTAGCCGAAGTCGAAGCTGGAGCCGCCGATACTAGTGACCCAAATGTTGACGAAGACGGGTGTTGGGCGGAAGCTGATGGGTGCCAGATACTCAATCTCATTGCGGCCGACCAGCGTGAACAGCTCGGTGCCCACGAGGTCCTGGAAAGTGCCGCCGCCGGGCAGTTCGGTGTAGGTCAGCTGAACGCGTGCATCCTCAAGATACTGCAGAAAAACCACGTTATTGACATGGTCGTACGAGTCAATGTCGCCAAAACGGATTTGCTGCATGATCTGAATTCCGGAAGCCATGCTTTCATCATGTCAAAGGCGCGGGTGCCCCACCAATCGTTGTCTGCAAGATCACAGTCAAAGCACCGTGTTCATGCCTGATTGCCCATTTGTCGCAACGCCCCGCTGACACATAGAGTCACGTTTATGAATGCAACGCCACCCAACACCGACCCCATGGAAACCCTCCTGCGCATCCTGGAGCTTTCCGATGCCGGCGGTGCCCAGACCGATGAAGACATTTTTGTGGGACTTGGTGATGCAAATGCCCCGCGGCCCAGGCTTTTTGGCGGCCAGGTGCTGGCGCAGTCGATCGTTGCCGCGGCCCGCACCGTGGACGAAGACCACCTTGTCCACTCCATGCACGGCTACTTCCTGCGCCCCGGCGATGCCGCCTCACCCTTGACGTTTGGCGTTCAGCGGCTGCGTGACGGGCGCTCCTTCTCCGCCCGCCGCACCCACGCCTATCAAGGCGCCGTGCCGATCCTGTCCATGATCGCCTCATTCCAACGCCCCGATTCGGGCATTGAGCACCAGGACACCATGCCTGAGGGCATTCCCGCCCCGGAGACACTCCCGACATCGGCCCAACTGTTGGGTGCGATCGACCATCCGGTGGCGAAGGCCTGGGCTTACGAGCGCCCCTTCGACATCCGCCACGTTGGCGCCAACATTTACTTTGATGTCAAGGGCGAGCATGTGGCCCACCAGGCCGTCTGGCTCAAGACGTTGGGGCCCATGCCCACGGACCAGAACCTACACCGGGCAGCGCTTGCCTACGCCAGCGACTACACGTTGCTGGAGCCGTCTCTGCGCCGTCACGGCATCAGCTGGTCGACGCCGGGCATCAGCGTCGCCAGCCTTGATCACGCCATGTGGTGGCACCGGCCCCTGCAGGTGGATGACTGGCTGCTCTATGTGGCGCAGTCCCCGAGCGCCTCCGAAGCGCGCGGGCTCAACCTTGGCCGGTTCTTCAACCGCGACGGTGTACTTGTCGCCACCGTTGCACAGGAAGGCATGATGCGCATTCCGGAAGGCACCGTCGCGGACTAGCGTTCTGCGGGCGCCAGTCCGCGGCCCTGGTTACGTTTCCGGTTCTGTGTCTGGTGCCTGCGCCGGTTCGGATGGCGCCTCCGCAGCTGAGACCGAGGGGCCATCCTGGCCGATGGCCGGTTCCGACACTGTGGCGGACACCTTGTCATGCGGGTGGTGCCCGAACGGATCGATGCGGTTGCGCCGCACTGCCGGGATCTGTCCGCGCAGGCGGGCCGTGAGCTGCCGCAGGCTCGTCAGCGGGGAAATCTCGTTCGGGCCGTCAACCTCCAGCCCATAGAAGTCCCCAATGTGGTCAACAAACGCCACACGTTTGGCCCTCTCGTATGCCCGGGACTCGCGGGAGAAGGCGAGGTAGGTGGACCAGCTGATCAGGATGAGCACGAGGCTGAAGGGTAAAGCAATGATGATCGCCGCGGTTTTTAGGGCCTCCAGGCCTCCGGACAGCAGTAATGCACTGGCCAGCAGTGACGTGGTCAGGGTGAAGAAGATGCGGATCCAGTTTTTGGGTTCCACGTCTCCGCCGCTGGCGATCATGCCCATGACCAGCGCGCCGGAATCGGCGGATGTCACGAAGAAGATCACGATCATGATAATCGCGCCGATGGTGAGAACGGCTCCGGCTGGAACTTGGGCCAATGTTGCAAAGAGCGCGCCGGCGGTGTCGACCGTTCCGTCCGGCCCCACCAGCCCGCCCTTCCCGGAAAGTTCGGAGTACAGTGCGGTGCCGCCCAGTACGCTGAACCACAGCAAAGTGACGGTGGTGGGCACGAGGATGACCCCGGCGACGAACTGGCGCACGGTGCGTCCCTTGGAAATACGGGCGATGAAGATGCCCACGAACGGGGCCCAGGAGATCCACCAGCCCCAGTAGAACGTGGTCCACGTTGACTGCCAGGCTTCACCCTCCGCACCGGCGAAGGCACTGACGTTGAACGCCATGCCCACAAAATCCTGCAGGTAGTTGCCGGTGGACTGGACAAAGTTGCGCAGCAGGAACTGGGTGGGGCCCACCACCAGCAGGAAGACCACGAAAATGCCGGCGATGATGAGGTTGGTGTTGGAGAGCCATTTCATGCCCTTGCCGACGCCGGAGAGCACCGAGAACAGCACGAAGCAGGTGATGACGGCAATGATGACCAAGTCGATGAACATCGAGGAGGTGATCAGCCCGGCATGCTCCAGTCCCGCGCTGATCTGCAGCACCCCGAGTCCCAGCGACGTGGCAACGCCGAAGATCGTGCCAACCAGGGCCACGACGTCAATGACGTTGCCAAGCCCGCCGCGCACCCGTTTCTGCCCAAGCAGGGGTTCCAGCGCCCAGCGGATTGACACCGGCCGGCCGCGCCGGTGGATGGCATAGGCCAGGGCCAGGCCGATCACCACGTAGATGGACCAGGCATGGACGCCCCAGTGCAGGAATGTCTGTGAGAGTGCGCTCTGGGCGATATCGGCTTGGCTGCCGGTGACGCCTGGCTTCGGTGAGGCGTAGTGACTTAGTGGTTCGCTGACCCCGTAGAACACCAGGCCGATGCCCATGCCCGCGGCGAACAGCAGGGAAAACCAGGAACCGAGAGAAAACTCGGGTTGGTCGTCGTCCTTGCCCAGCTTGATGTCGCCGAATCTACTAAATCCGACCCACAGGCTGAAGATCACCAGGGCGGTGGCCAAAAGCACGTAGTACCAGTTGAAGTAGCCGACAATTGCGTTCTGGATGCTGGAGAACAGGGATTCGGCAGTGTCCGGTGCAATCATGGCAAATGATGCGAAGACAATGACGATCGAGGCTGCTGGCCAGAAGACCCAGCGGTGGACCGGATGCTTAGTTTTAGTCGCTGACATTTTTCCAGCATAGGCGCAAAAATGGCCGGCCCCCATGAGGAACCGGCCATTTCTTGTGTACTTCTAGTCTCGCGTGAGGCGACGGTGCGTTACGCGGTGCGGACGTGCAGCGTCGGCGCCGAGACGCTCAACCTTGTTGTCCTCGTATGCATCGAAGTTGCCCTCGAACCAATGCCAGTTGGCCGGATTCTCGTTGGTGCCTTCGTAGGCGAGGATATGGGTGGCCACACGGTCAAGGAACCAGCGGTCGTGAGAGACCACGACGGCACAGCCGGGGAATTCCAGCAGCGCATTTTCAAGGCTGCTGAGGGTTTCCACGTCCAGGTCGTTAGTGGGCTCATCCAAAAGCAACAGGTTGCCACCCTGTTTGAGGGTCAGAGCGAGGTTCAGACGGTTGCGCTCACCACCGGAGAGCACACCTGCCTTCTTCTGCTGGTCTGGTCCTTTGAATCCAAAGGCTGCAACATAGGCACGTGAAGGCATTTCAACGTTGCCGACCTGGATGAAGTCCAGTCCGTCGGAGACAACTTCCCACAGGGTCTTGTCCGGGTCGATGCCGCCGCGGTCCTGGTCCGCATAGGAGATCTTGACCGACTCGCCAACCTTGAGCTTGCCGCCGTCGAGCTCTTCAAGTCCAACAATGGTCTTGAACAGCGTTGACTTGCCGACGCCGTTCGGGCCAATGACGCCGACGATGCCGTTGCGGGGCAGCGTGAAGGTTAGTCCGTCGATCAGGACGCGGTCGCCGAAGCCCTTCTTCAGGCTCTCGGCTTCAAGCACAATGCCACCCAGGCGCGGGCCCGGGGGAATCTGAATTTCTTCGAAGTCAAGCTTGCGAGTGCGATCGGCTTCGGCAGCCATTTCCTCGTAGCGACCCAACCGGGCCTTGGACTTGGTCTGGCGCCCCTTGGCATTGGAGCGGACCCACTCGAGTTCTTCGGTGAGGCGCTTTGCCTGCTTGGCGTCCTTTTTGCCCTGGACTTCAAGGCGGGCACGCTTCTTCTCCAGGTACGTGGAGTAGTTGCCCTCGTAGGGGTACAGGTGGCCTCGGTCAACTTCTGCAATCCACTCGGCAACGTGATCCAGGAAGTAACGGTCGTGCGTTACGGCCAAGACGGCGCCGGCGTAGTTCTTGAGGTGTTGTTCCAGCCAGTTCACGGACTCGGCGTCCAAGTGGTTGGTGGGCTCATCGAGGAGCAGCAGGTCGGGCTTCTGCAGAAGGAGCTTGCACAAGGCAACACGGCGGCGCTCACCACCGGAGAGGACAGTGACGTCGGAGTCTCCCGGCGGGCACTGAAGAGCATCCATGGCCTGCTCGAGCTGGGAATCAATGTCCCAGGCGTCCGCAGCATCGATTGCTTCCTGCAGCTTGCCCATCTCTTCAAGGAGAGTGTCAAAGTCAGCATCGGGGCTGGCCATTTCCTCGGAGATCTCGTTATAACGAGTGATCTTTGCGTAGATCTCGCCAACGCCTTCCTGGACATTGCCCAGAACTGTCTTTTCCTCGTTCAGCGGCGGCTCCTGGAGCAAGATGCCGACAGTGTAACCGGGGCTCAAGCGAGCCTCGCCGTTGGAAGGGATGTCCAAGCCAGCCATGATTTTCAAGATGGTGGACTTTCCGGAACCATTGGGTCCGACGACACCAATCTTGGCGCCCGGGTAGAAAGACATGCTTACGTTGTCAAGAATGAGTTTTTCGCCAACAGCCTTGCGGGCATTGGACATCGTATAAATAAATTCCGCCATACCACCAAGGTTAGTGGGTGCGGGCATATATCCCACATTTGCGACCGTCTATGTGAGCAAAGCGTCGACGGCGGCGCCGGTGTTAGTGGATGTCGCCTACGAAACAGCGGCCGCTGTTTAGCACTGGAAGCAGTGAAACAGCTACCTGGCCCTCGCGGACCTGGCCCACAACGCATTCCCCGTCAACCACGTCGGCAGCCTCGATGGCGTCCACGGCCAGCCCTGTCGGAGTGATGTCAACAGAGATTTCAAGAGTGTCGTTATTGGCCCCTGCTTCAACCATGGCCGCCCGTATTTGATCGCGATTGGGCGATTTGGTGGTTGTGGCAAGGCTGCCGAGCGAGGCGGCGAGTTTCGTCGAGAATTCCTGTGCCGGAGTTTTGGGGGCCTCAGGCTGCGCGTTTTCCCCTGGTGCCGGTGCAGCCGGGGAGGTCGACGGGGCTGGGCTCGACCCCTCGTTTCCGAATGGCAGCAGTGAACATCCACTCAGAGCCACGGAACCAGCCACCAGCAGCACAACGACCCTGGTACGGAATTTCGTCGACGCCGGCATGGGCTGGCGGCGGAATGTCATATGATCCAAGTTCACCCCGCCATTCTGCCATGTTCACCGGCCGTATTCGTGACGGGTATTGGGCCCGGCTAGAACGGAGACCCGACTGATGTGATTTCACCCGTCTGTGAGTCGGCGTGCTCGCCTTCCTCCAGCCCACCATTGTCTTCAGTGCCTTCAGAGCTGTCTTCAGAGACAGAGCTTTCCCTGGCCGCAGTCTGGCCGTCATCGGCCATGTCGTCATCGTCCTCGCCTTCCGGATCTGCGGGCTCGCTGCCTGCGGCGGGGCGACCCTCAGCCCCCACCAGCGAGAGCCCTCCCCCATAGGAGGCTCCGGCGTCGTTCTGGGAATTGTCCTGACCGACGGTGCGCAAACCGCCACCCCGGTGGTACGTGGCCGTGCCGAACTGGAGGTCCGGACCAATGCTGTCGGCGTCGATTTCCACACCGGTTCCGGGAGTGCCGTCCTTGCGCAGGAACGAGACTACTTTGAGTTTGCCAATGACCAAGACACGGTCGCCCTTGCCAATGCTGAGCATGGTGTTCGTGGCGAGAGACCTGAACATGTTGACCCGGAACCAGCTCGTCGGGCCGTCGACCCACTGATTCGTAATGGAATCTAGCTTGCGGATGGCGGAACCCATCCGAAAGTTGCCGACGATCAGGCCGTTGTCCAGGGTGTGGGATTCAACGCTGGAACTGAGAAAGCCCCTGAGGGTGATCTGATTTGCCATTGCACTGCCTTTCGATGGGCCGCAGTTGCGGCGGTGTTTCCTTGGTCTCCAGCAAACTCCCCTACAACAGCACTGACTAGGGTGCAATGACCAAATGTGGACATGTCGGCACCTGGCCCCACCTGTGGAGGAAGAGATCCCGCGATAAACCTGATAATTTAGATGCGGCCCTTGATTGGGCCAACGCCTCGGTAGCTCAGCGGATAGAGCAGGAGCCTTCTAATCTCTTGGCCGCCGGTTCGAGTCCGGCCCGGGGCACAAAATGTCGCTCTGACCTGCGGTTTTACTGTTTCTGACGTGCGCACTGGGGCGCCAAATCACGTTCTACTCACGTTTTTGATCGAAAAGTTGATCACGTTTTTGGCTTGTTCGGGTCCAATTAAGCCTCCGTTTATCGTCCCGTTTTTCAACCGGTGGGCGTAAAATCCGCGTGATTCCGGAGATTCTCCTGACCAACCTTGCTTTGGCCGGCGGCTGCAAAGTTTTGGCCCTCCGTTCACCGTACTCGCGGCACTGACGACCGCCAGTGAGCAGGAATCCTGCCCACAAAACAGCAAGAAGAACGCGTGCGGAAGCGTTAACCCTCCACCCCACGCAATTCGGCAATTATTCCTCGCACCAACGGCCCAACGAACCACATCGACATGCCGCACCAGTCCGACTTTCTTCCGGTCAGCCAAAATCCCAACTTTCACAGTCCCGTAAGGGGAACCTTTACCGGGACAAGGACAATACCTAGAACGCATGTCCCTTAGCGAAGCAACTGCCCCTGCTGGCCTCACCTGAACGAACGGTAGCTTTCATGTTCCAT
This genomic interval from Arthrobacter sp. PAMC 25486 contains the following:
- a CDS encoding single-stranded DNA-binding protein — encoded protein: MANQITLRGFLSSSVESHTLDNGLIVGNFRMGSAIRKLDSITNQWVDGPTSWFRVNMFRSLATNTMLSIGKGDRVLVIGKLKVVSFLRKDGTPGTGVEIDADSIGPDLQFGTATYHRGGGLRTVGQDNSQNDAGASYGGGLSLVGAEGRPAAGSEPADPEGEDDDDMADDGQTAARESSVSEDSSEGTEDNGGLEEGEHADSQTGEITSVGSPF
- a CDS encoding OsmC family protein; this translates as MALNQHHYEVSVHWTGNRGTGTSAYKAYGRDHSVTAEGLPVLLGSADKTFHGDRDRWNPEQLLLTALAQCHMLSYLHVAVMHGVVVTKYEDTATGTLVLNADGSGQFESATLHPKVYLADPAMAEVALSLHAEAASKCFIARSVNFPVHHEPGLLTATVD
- a CDS encoding BCCT family transporter codes for the protein MSATKTKHPVHRWVFWPAASIVIVFASFAMIAPDTAESLFSSIQNAIVGYFNWYYVLLATALVIFSLWVGFSRFGDIKLGKDDDQPEFSLGSWFSLLFAAGMGIGLVFYGVSEPLSHYASPKPGVTGSQADIAQSALSQTFLHWGVHAWSIYVVIGLALAYAIHRRGRPVSIRWALEPLLGQKRVRGGLGNVIDVVALVGTIFGVATSLGLGVLQISAGLEHAGLITSSMFIDLVIIAVITCFVLFSVLSGVGKGMKWLSNTNLIIAGIFVVFLLVVGPTQFLLRNFVQSTGNYLQDFVGMAFNVSAFAGAEGEAWQSTWTTFYWGWWISWAPFVGIFIARISKGRTVRQFVAGVILVPTTVTLLWFSVLGGTALYSELSGKGGLVGPDGTVDTAGALFATLAQVPAGAVLTIGAIIMIVIFFVTSADSGALVMGMIASGGDVEPKNWIRIFFTLTTSLLASALLLSGGLEALKTAAIIIALPFSLVLILISWSTYLAFSRESRAYERAKRVAFVDHIGDFYGLEVDGPNEISPLTSLRQLTARLRGQIPAVRRNRIDPFGHHPHDKVSATVSEPAIGQDGPSVSAAEAPSEPAQAPDTEPET
- a CDS encoding acyl-CoA thioesterase II, whose product is MNATPPNTDPMETLLRILELSDAGGAQTDEDIFVGLGDANAPRPRLFGGQVLAQSIVAAARTVDEDHLVHSMHGYFLRPGDAASPLTFGVQRLRDGRSFSARRTHAYQGAVPILSMIASFQRPDSGIEHQDTMPEGIPAPETLPTSAQLLGAIDHPVAKAWAYERPFDIRHVGANIYFDVKGEHVAHQAVWLKTLGPMPTDQNLHRAALAYASDYTLLEPSLRRHGISWSTPGISVASLDHAMWWHRPLQVDDWLLYVAQSPSASEARGLNLGRFFNRDGVLVATVAQEGMMRIPEGTVAD
- a CDS encoding mechanosensitive ion channel family protein, encoding MAEPNDSILDHLALAGITVAVGLLVWLVLHYLIRIVVKRAMADRAPLELRTLRWAAPVLRTIDPVARALDNERRVQRARTIGSLLNSTVTIMVAVVTGLYVLMAFQIDIAPLLASVGVLGIAIGFGCQQLIRDFLAGVFIAIEDQYGIGDVIQTSEVIGTVEYVGLRITRVVGEDGTLWYLRNGEILRLGNRSKGNYQPPADDTPAVTTSTPAGAPAPAPGPVPASDAPHETTE
- a CDS encoding globin, with amino-acid sequence MSSEYTPTSANGPAANDAAQKGAEGTPIPSRFGEPLATLLPIPTQLGRPLPSTSGPAAAEEVDYSDTFYGQVGGHEVFKKIIHVFYQGIAADPLLRAMYAEEDLGPAEHRMLMFTEQYWGGPRTYLEERGHPRLRMRHVPFAVTPEARDRWLAAMRQGIDAAELSPMHDATLWDYMERAAHSLVNAPSDPSQAL
- a CDS encoding thioesterase family protein, whose product is MASGIQIMQQIRFGDIDSYDHVNNVVFLQYLEDARVQLTYTELPGGGTFQDLVGTELFTLVGRNEIEYLAPISFRPTPVFVNIWVTSIGGSSFDFGYTVTEADTTVVYAQAATSMVLVSRSTGRPVRLTTAQREALEAWRGEPVPFRRGPSRATSTEGAR
- the ettA gene encoding energy-dependent translational throttle protein EttA, with product MAEFIYTMSNARKAVGEKLILDNVSMSFYPGAKIGVVGPNGSGKSTILKIMAGLDIPSNGEARLSPGYTVGILLQEPPLNEEKTVLGNVQEGVGEIYAKITRYNEISEEMASPDADFDTLLEEMGKLQEAIDAADAWDIDSQLEQAMDALQCPPGDSDVTVLSGGERRRVALCKLLLQKPDLLLLDEPTNHLDAESVNWLEQHLKNYAGAVLAVTHDRYFLDHVAEWIAEVDRGHLYPYEGNYSTYLEKKRARLEVQGKKDAKQAKRLTEELEWVRSNAKGRQTKSKARLGRYEEMAAEADRTRKLDFEEIQIPPGPRLGGIVLEAESLKKGFGDRVLIDGLTFTLPRNGIVGVIGPNGVGKSTLFKTIVGLEELDGGKLKVGESVKISYADQDRGGIDPDKTLWEVVSDGLDFIQVGNVEMPSRAYVAAFGFKGPDQQKKAGVLSGGERNRLNLALTLKQGGNLLLLDEPTNDLDVETLSSLENALLEFPGCAVVVSHDRWFLDRVATHILAYEGTNENPANWHWFEGNFDAYEDNKVERLGADAARPHRVTHRRLTRD